Below is a window of Leucobacter sp. Psy1 DNA.
AACGGACTGTCCCCGGCGTCGGCTTCGGCGCTCGAACACGTCGCCAGCGAGAGCGCCACGAACATCATCAAGCACTGCCCGCGGCCAGCCGACGTGCGGCTCTCCGTGAGCGAGGGGGCCGACCATCTCCTCCTCTCCATCTGGAACGGCGGCCCGGACGATGCAGGGCGCACCGGCACGGTCTCCACGCCGCGGATTCCCTCGAGCGGCACCGGACTCCACCGCCTCAGAGAACTCCTCGGCACCGACGGCGGCACGCTGACGGCGGGTCCTTCCGGAGCTGGCTGGGTGGTGACGGCGTCGGTTCCCCGACGTCGGTGATCGACGTTCCGACTACCCTCCGATACCGCCGAACAGGATGGACACCGTCATCGCGACGATCACGGTGTTGAACACGAACGCGAGGATGACGTTCGTCCGTATGATCCTCCACGCAGCACGCGACGCGATCCGGCCGGGCACCGCCACCGCCATCGTCGCGACCATGATCGCGAAAGTGAGATAGTCCGAGAACTGCGGCTCCTCATCGAAGTCGAAATCGATGTGCGGGCGCACCGACGCCCCGATCGGATTCGTGCGCTCCTGAGCGAGATCCAGGTGAAGGTAGTCGAGCGCGAACGCATAGACCATCATCGCCCAGGAGCACGCGACCGTGACCAGCCCCAACACCACGACCAGTGCACTCGTCTTCAACCCGGGCGTCACCGCGATCGCCACTGTCACCCCGACTGCGAAGAGGGCGGCACTGATCGTCCAGTCGGCCGGGCCGCCGAACCCGAGTGCGATGAAGTACCACCTGCGTTTGGATGAGGCTTCGCGCACGGAGACGCTGCGGAGCTCCTCGCGTGAGCGTCGACTGTAGGCAACGTGGGTCCAGGCGACGTAGGTGATGCTGAAGATCGGCCAGAAGATCAGGTAGTACAGGACGACCTGGTTGACACGATCCTCCGGGATCCCGCTCCCGAAGATGGCGATCGTCAGGAAGATGATGACCCCGCCCAGGCCGCCGATGACTCCGCTCCAGTTCGCCCGCCACCCGGTGCTGCGGAGGGGGCGGAGTCGAGACTCGGTCGCGGGTTCCGTCATCGGTGCCACCGTGCTTTCTCGACAGGGGTGCTGGGCGTTCAGCGTCCTCCGAGTGTAACGGGGTGCGCTGCCATGCCCGTCGGTTCCCGAGTGGCGGACCGCGCTGCGGTGCAGAGGAGTTCCCCGGCGAGGTGGTCCGCGCGGCGGAGTGGCAATGCGTTGATGCCCGGGCGGGTGAACGCGCCGGCCTGGATCTCCGACGTGAAGGGGCCGATGGCGAATCGGCGATCCGAACCGCCGATCCTGCCCTGTTCGACGACGACGGAACCGCTGCCGGGGAGTTCGGCGACCTGGTCGGTCGCCAGAAGTTGCCGGAGCAGGGGGTTGTCGCTGTCCGTCGCCTGTGCGGCGGGAAGCCAGGCGTCGATCAGGATCCGACTCTGCACGCTCGTCGTGCGCTCCCCCTGATCGGTGAGGGCCGTTCCCCTCGCGACGAAGACTCCGTGATCCTCCACGGCTTCGAGCCGGAGCTCGCCACCGAGGAAGTGCACGATGCCCGCATCGGAGAGTGCGATGAGCTCGCGCAGGCGGTCCCCGGGAGGCCCGCTGGCGACGTAGCTGAAGTACGTGTGCCACGCACGGGGGAGGGAGTGGATACGGCTGCGGTCGTTCCAACGCTCGAGCGGGATATCGCTCACGGCGATGTGGGATCTGAGGAGCGTGAGGAACAGCGCCTGCGTCGCGCTGTGCTCCTGCCGCGTCCGCTGCCTGAGGTCCTGCTCGATGTGCGCGTGCACCCGCTCATGCACGGACTCGCCAGCGCCCGGTACGGTGAGGGGCCGATCGAACGCCTCGAGCTCAAGTCGGTCGTCCGGGTGCGGAACCGTGTGCTCGATGAGCTGAATGAGTGCGCGCGACCGGTATCCGTCGTCCTCGGCGAGGATACGGCGGAGGCGGGGCGCGAACCACGACCAGTCGGCCGACACGCGTTCCGGGTGGCCGGTGAAGAGTTCGCGGTAGTACCCCGTGAGCATTTCGGAAGCGATGAGCGGCCAGACGTCCCGCTCGAAATCGAGCGGGTGCGGTGACCGGAGGAGTCGCTCGCGCCCTTCGGGGTGCAAGTACTCGAGTTCGACGGGATCCCCGACCGGTCGGCTGGTGATCTTCGACCGGTAGGGTACGCCCCGGCGGGAGCCGAGGTGCAGACGCGGCTCGCGACCACTGGGGTGGTAGCGCAGTGATCCGTCCGCCTGCTCGAGGAAGCGACCGCCCCTGCCCTCGGTGAGGAGTACGGTCAGGTCGACCGCGGCGAGGCCCATCCCGCGGACGATCACGTCTTCTCCCGCGGCCAGCCAGTCGAGATCGATGTCCGCGGTGAACGCGGGAGCGACGTACGAGAGACCGTGTCGACCGGCGAAGCTCGCGAGGTGCGTCGACTCGGCCGAGGGGGCCGAGCCGTTGTGCCCGAGCGCGTAGAGCACGATGTCCGCGTGCAGGGTGCGGCCCGATGCCAGCCGCACGGTCGTCGCCGCGTCGCCGGATACGACGCCGTCGATGGGGTCCGGATCCACCGCGATCGCGACGTCCTCGTGCCACCGCACCGTCACCTCCGGTCGTGCGCGGCGCGCGGCATCGCGGTAGACCCAGCTGAGGTAGGCGTTCCCGAGCCGACGCGTCGGGAATGCGCGGTCGTCCGGGTCGTCGATCTCGGCGTCGAGGATCGCGTCGCTCCAGTCGGGTTTCGCGATCTCGCCCCGACGCACGGCGCTCACCCAGTCCGCGAGCGTGGGACCCGGCACCACGGGCCCGTCGATGACGCAGGAGTCGTCCGTGAACATCGTCACGTCCTCCCGCATCGAGTTGAGCTTCAGAAGTGGCGACTGCGCTCGCCGCCAGATGCGTCCCCCTCCGGGTTCGTGAGGGTCGACGAGGTGGTACTCGACCTCCAGCTCCGGGGTATCGCGAGCGTGGCGGGCGATGAATCGCTCGAGCACCAGGATCGCCGCGGGTCCGGCCCCGATGCTCACCACCCGGATCACGGGGTATCGCCGCCCAGCGGCTTTCCGAAGCCGTGCACGCCGAAGCCTCGTGAGCCGCGCTGCACGTCGTCCTCCGGCGTGTACAGGTGGGTGTATCCGGCACTCCGGTAGAGCGCGACGGCCTCGGGTTGCCGCGGGCCGGTCGTCAGGAAGACGTCCGAATAGCCGAGTGCGCGTGCCCGTGCTTCGAGCTCGACGAGCACTCGTTTGCCGAGGCCGCGGCCGCGATGGTCGGTGCGGGTCCAGATGCGCTTGAATTCGGCGGTGCGGTCGTCGTAGCGCATGAAGGCACCACCCGCGACGACCTGGCCGTCGTCGATGAGCACGACGAACGCGCCCACCGGTGCGAGGAAGAGTTCAGCGGGATAGCGGTTCATCTCGGTGGAGGCTGAGTCGCCCCCGACGGTGCCGTAACGGGTGTCGTACTCGCGCTCGAGGTCGTGGAGGAGCGGTGCTGCGATCGGGTCGCGGGGGTCGACGATGCGGAACTCGCCGCGGGGGAGTGCCACTGAATCCGGCGAGGGGGACCGGGCCGGCTCCTGCGCGTCCAGGTAACCTTGGGTAATGGCTGACATGACTCCAGGTTATGGATGATTTGTCCCTGCGGGCGACCTGCATGACAAAGAATGACGGCAGTATCGCCAGGGTCCCGGGTTACGTTTTCTTGCAGTCGACCTTGCGGGTGTCGGCGGGTTTCCCAATAACCTCTCCGTATGTCTCCCATAACCACACCCAATGCTCCGGCGGTTGATCAGACCCGCGACGCCGCCGCGGCGACCCGCGGCGTGCCGCTGGATGTCGTCCCCCTGAAGCACTGGACGCGCTGGATCATCAGCGCGATCGCGATCTTCCTGGTCGCCCAGCTCGTCTGGACCTTCTTCACGAATGAGCAGTGGCGCTGGAACATCTTCGCCGAGTACTTCTTCGACCCTGCGGTACTCCGTGGACTCTGGCTCACCCTGTGGCTCACCGCGGCCTCCGCCATCATCGGGTTCGTGCTCGGGGCGCTGCTCGCGCTCGCGCGGCTCTCAGGCTCGCCGCTGCTGAGTTCGTTCGCGTGGAGCTTCACCTGGTTCTTCCGCTCGGTTCCACTGATCGTGCAGCTCGTGATCTGGTACAACCTCGGGTATCTGTTCCCGACTCTCGGACTCGGCTGGCCCTTCACCTACGACTTCTGGATCGTCGAGTTCGATCCCGTCAGGCTCATCTCCTCGACCGTCGCGGCGATCCTCGGGCTTTCGCTCCACCAGGCGGCCTACTCCGCCGAGATCATCCGCGGCGGCCTGCTCTCAGTCGATCAGGGGCAGCTCGAGGCGGCGAAGGCGCTCGGCATTCCGAGAGGGCGTCGGTTCTTCCGCATCGTGCTTCCGCAGGCTGCGCGGGCGATCCTGCCCAACGCCTTCAACGAGGTCATCGGACTCCTGAAGGGAACGTCTGTGGCGTTCATCGTCGCGCTGCCCGAACTCTTCTACACCGTCCAGGTGATCTACAACCGCAACAGCCAGGTGATCCCGCTGCTGCTCGTCGCCGCGGTCTGGTACACGATCTTCACGACGATCCTGAGTATCGGTCAGTACTACCTCGAGCGCTACTACGCTCGCGGCACGGCCCGCGAACTGCCCCCGACTCCGCTGCAGCGTGCCCGTCGAGCGATCGGCCGACTGCGCGGCAGCCGAGACACCCCACCGACCGCGCAGACTCCGGAGTCCGTCATCGCGGCGCTGAACGCCGAACAGCGCTGATCCCATCTGCTCACCCCGTCCCCAGGAGAACGCCATGACCACCACCGCTCCGCCCCAGGCGCCCCGGAAGACCATCCCGCCCGTCACCGAGAAGACCGCTGGACTCGTCGAGATCAGCGGGGTGCACAAGTCCTACGGCGCCCACGAAGTGCTCCACGACATCTCGCTCACCGTGCAACCGGGCGAGGTCGTCGCGCTGCTCGGCCGGTCGGGTTCGGGCAAGTCCACCCTGCTGCGCGCCATCAATCATCTCGAGACCATCGATGCCGGGTCCATCACGATCGACGGCGACCACATCGGATACGAGCGTCGCGGCGAACGGCTCTACGAACTCCGCGAGAAGGACGTGCTGCAGCGGCGCACTCGCGTCGGCATGGTGTTCCAGAACTTCAACCTCTTCCCGCACCTCACGGCGCTCGAGAACATCGT
It encodes the following:
- a CDS encoding FAD/NAD(P)-binding domain-containing protein, translated to MIRVVSIGAGPAAILVLERFIARHARDTPELEVEYHLVDPHEPGGGRIWRRAQSPLLKLNSMREDVTMFTDDSCVIDGPVVPGPTLADWVSAVRRGEIAKPDWSDAILDAEIDDPDDRAFPTRRLGNAYLSWVYRDAARRARPEVTVRWHEDVAIAVDPDPIDGVVSGDAATTVRLASGRTLHADIVLYALGHNGSAPSAESTHLASFAGRHGLSYVAPAFTADIDLDWLAAGEDVIVRGMGLAAVDLTVLLTEGRGGRFLEQADGSLRYHPSGREPRLHLGSRRGVPYRSKITSRPVGDPVELEYLHPEGRERLLRSPHPLDFERDVWPLIASEMLTGYYRELFTGHPERVSADWSWFAPRLRRILAEDDGYRSRALIQLIEHTVPHPDDRLELEAFDRPLTVPGAGESVHERVHAHIEQDLRQRTRQEHSATQALFLTLLRSHIAVSDIPLERWNDRSRIHSLPRAWHTYFSYVASGPPGDRLRELIALSDAGIVHFLGGELRLEAVEDHGVFVARGTALTDQGERTTSVQSRILIDAWLPAAQATDSDNPLLRQLLATDQVAELPGSGSVVVEQGRIGGSDRRFAIGPFTSEIQAGAFTRPGINALPLRRADHLAGELLCTAARSATREPTGMAAHPVTLGGR
- a CDS encoding GNAT family N-acetyltransferase; the encoded protein is MSAITQGYLDAQEPARSPSPDSVALPRGEFRIVDPRDPIAAPLLHDLEREYDTRYGTVGGDSASTEMNRYPAELFLAPVGAFVVLIDDGQVVAGGAFMRYDDRTAEFKRIWTRTDHRGRGLGKRVLVELEARARALGYSDVFLTTGPRQPEAVALYRSAGYTHLYTPEDDVQRGSRGFGVHGFGKPLGGDTP
- a CDS encoding DUF1345 domain-containing protein — translated: MTEPATESRLRPLRSTGWRANWSGVIGGLGGVIIFLTIAIFGSGIPEDRVNQVVLYYLIFWPIFSITYVAWTHVAYSRRSREELRSVSVREASSKRRWYFIALGFGGPADWTISAALFAVGVTVAIAVTPGLKTSALVVVLGLVTVACSWAMMVYAFALDYLHLDLAQERTNPIGASVRPHIDFDFDEEPQFSDYLTFAIMVATMAVAVPGRIASRAAWRIIRTNVILAFVFNTVIVAMTVSILFGGIGG
- a CDS encoding amino acid ABC transporter permease: MSPITTPNAPAVDQTRDAAAATRGVPLDVVPLKHWTRWIISAIAIFLVAQLVWTFFTNEQWRWNIFAEYFFDPAVLRGLWLTLWLTAASAIIGFVLGALLALARLSGSPLLSSFAWSFTWFFRSVPLIVQLVIWYNLGYLFPTLGLGWPFTYDFWIVEFDPVRLISSTVAAILGLSLHQAAYSAEIIRGGLLSVDQGQLEAAKALGIPRGRRFFRIVLPQAARAILPNAFNEVIGLLKGTSVAFIVALPELFYTVQVIYNRNSQVIPLLLVAAVWYTIFTTILSIGQYYLERYYARGTARELPPTPLQRARRAIGRLRGSRDTPPTAQTPESVIAALNAEQR